From the genome of Nakamurella flavida, one region includes:
- a CDS encoding single-stranded DNA-binding protein, whose protein sequence is MKNDGATVTIVGRVAGNPQVAEGGTGDRVTFRVVSTERRYDEATQGWVDGAEYGVSVVCWRSVAAGVLGQVRKGDPLVVIGRLSTRRYEKDGAVEYFTEVRADLVALDIARSGNRFRRSTPEERPAESVDAGPSGAATDATGTHEREVELVGAGEPAF, encoded by the coding sequence ATGAAGAACGACGGCGCGACGGTCACCATCGTGGGGCGGGTGGCGGGTAATCCGCAGGTCGCCGAGGGCGGCACGGGGGACCGGGTCACCTTCCGGGTGGTGTCGACCGAGCGGCGGTACGACGAGGCCACCCAGGGCTGGGTGGACGGCGCCGAGTACGGCGTCTCGGTGGTCTGCTGGCGCAGTGTGGCCGCCGGTGTGCTGGGTCAGGTCCGCAAGGGTGACCCGCTCGTCGTGATCGGCCGGCTCTCGACCCGTCGGTACGAGAAGGACGGCGCCGTCGAGTACTTCACCGAGGTGCGGGCCGATCTCGTGGCCCTCGACATCGCCCGCAGCGGCAACCGGTTCCGGCGCAGCACCCCGGAGGAACGCCCGGCGGAGTCGGTGGACGCCGGCCCGTCCGGTGCGGCGACCGACGCCACCGGTACGCACGAGCGGGAGGTGGAGCTGGTGGGGGCGGGCGAGCCGGCGTTCTGA
- the ettA gene encoding energy-dependent translational throttle protein EttA translates to MPEFIYTMKKARKAVGDKVILDDVTMSFYPGAKIGVVGPNGAGKSTILKIMAGLDTPSNGEAFLSPGFTVGILMQEPELDESKTVLENIQQAFGTTNAKLERYNEVLALMETEYSDELLEEMGTLSEELDHAGAWDLEAQIDQAMDALRCPPGDADVSILSGGERRRVALCQLLLSAPDLLLLDEPTNHLDAESVQWLEQFLSAYAGAVLAVTHDRYFLDNVAQWIAEVDRGRLIPYEGNYSTYLEKKAERMTVEGRKDVKLAKRLKEELAWVRSGAKARQAKSKSRLARYEEMAAEADRTRKLDFEEIQIPPGPRLGSIVVEVDHLKKGFGDRVLIDGLSFTLPRNGIVGVIGPNGVGKTTLFKTIVGLEQSDKGNVKIGETVKLSYVDQNRGGLDPKKNVWETVSEGLDFIKVGNVEMPSRAYVSAFGFKGPDQQKPSGVLSGGERNRLNLALTLKEGGNLILLDEPTNDLDVETLGSLENALEQFPGCAVVISHDRWFLDRTCTHILAWEGTDENPSQWYFFEGNFSDYEKNKLSRLGADAARPHRVTHRKLTRD, encoded by the coding sequence GTGCCCGAGTTCATCTACACCATGAAGAAGGCCCGAAAGGCCGTGGGTGACAAGGTCATCCTGGACGACGTCACGATGTCGTTCTACCCGGGAGCCAAGATCGGCGTCGTCGGACCGAACGGCGCCGGCAAGTCCACGATCCTGAAGATCATGGCCGGCCTGGACACCCCGAGCAACGGCGAGGCGTTCCTGTCCCCGGGTTTCACCGTCGGCATCCTCATGCAGGAGCCCGAGCTCGACGAGAGCAAGACCGTGCTGGAGAACATCCAGCAGGCCTTCGGCACGACCAACGCCAAGCTCGAGCGGTACAACGAGGTCCTCGCGCTCATGGAGACCGAGTACTCCGACGAGCTCCTCGAGGAGATGGGCACCCTGTCCGAGGAGCTGGACCACGCCGGCGCCTGGGACCTGGAGGCGCAGATCGACCAGGCGATGGACGCTCTGCGCTGCCCGCCCGGTGACGCCGACGTGAGCATCCTGTCCGGTGGTGAGCGACGCCGGGTGGCCCTGTGCCAGCTGTTGCTCTCCGCGCCGGACCTGTTGCTGCTCGACGAGCCCACCAACCACCTGGACGCCGAGTCGGTGCAGTGGCTGGAGCAGTTCCTCTCGGCCTACGCCGGCGCCGTCCTGGCCGTGACCCACGACCGGTACTTCCTCGACAACGTCGCACAGTGGATCGCCGAGGTCGACCGCGGCCGGCTCATCCCGTACGAGGGCAACTACTCCACCTACCTGGAGAAGAAGGCCGAACGGATGACGGTGGAGGGTCGCAAGGACGTCAAGCTGGCCAAGCGCCTCAAGGAGGAGCTGGCCTGGGTGCGGTCGGGCGCGAAGGCCCGGCAGGCGAAGTCCAAGTCTCGGTTGGCCCGGTACGAGGAGATGGCGGCCGAGGCCGATCGCACCCGCAAGCTCGACTTCGAGGAGATCCAGATCCCGCCGGGGCCGCGTCTGGGCAGCATCGTCGTCGAGGTCGATCACCTCAAGAAGGGCTTCGGCGACCGGGTCCTCATCGACGGGCTCAGCTTCACCCTGCCGCGCAACGGCATCGTCGGGGTCATCGGGCCCAACGGCGTCGGCAAGACCACCCTGTTCAAGACCATCGTGGGTCTGGAGCAGTCCGACAAGGGCAACGTGAAGATCGGCGAGACGGTCAAGCTGTCCTACGTCGACCAGAACCGTGGCGGCCTCGACCCCAAGAAGAACGTCTGGGAGACGGTCTCGGAGGGCCTGGACTTCATCAAGGTCGGCAACGTCGAGATGCCCTCGCGGGCCTACGTCTCGGCGTTCGGGTTCAAGGGCCCGGACCAGCAGAAGCCGTCCGGGGTGCTGTCCGGCGGGGAGCGCAACCGGTTGAACCTCGCGCTGACCCTGAAGGAGGGCGGCAACCTCATCCTCCTCGACGAGCCCACCAACGACCTCGACGTGGAGACGCTCGGGTCGCTGGAGAACGCGCTCGAGCAGTTCCCGGGCTGCGCCGTGGTCATCTCCCACGATCGCTGGTTCCTGGACCGGACCTGCACGCACATCCTGGCGTGGGAGGGGACGGACGAGAACCCCTCCCAGTGGTACTTCTTCGAGGGCAACTTCTCCGACTACGAGAAGAACAAACTGTCCCGGCTCGGTGCCGACGCCGCCCGTCCGCACCGCGTGACCCACCGCAAGCTCACCCGGGACTGA